A genomic segment from Corylus avellana chromosome ca5, CavTom2PMs-1.0 encodes:
- the LOC132182948 gene encoding probable protein phosphatase 2C 58 isoform X2, with amino-acid sequence MTGREILHKMKLKAFGSSDTGKGKSKMSKHISHGFHMVKGKSNHDMEDYVVSEFRQLSDKELGLFAIFDGHLGHDVASYLQGHLFNNILKQDDFWTETENALRRAYRLTDDEILEKALVLGRGGSTAVTAILINGEKLVVANVGDSRAVICKNGVAKQLSVDHEPSREKRLIESRGGFVSNLPGDVPRVDGQLAVARAFGDKSLKLHLSSEPDVTIEMISQDTESIILASDGIWKVLSNEEAVNCIKNIKDAQSAAKHLIEEAVSRKSKDDISCIVVKFQ; translated from the exons ATGACTGGCAGAGAAATCCTCCACAAGATGAAA TTGAAGGCTTTTGGTTCATCTGACACTGGAAAAGGCAAAAGCAAAATGTCAAAGCACATCTCACATGGCTTCCACATGGTAAAGGGAAAATCGAATCATGACATGGAAGATTATGTAGTTTCTGAATTCAGGCAACTTAGTGACAAGGAGTTGGGCTTATTTGCAATATTTGATGGCCATTTAGGTCACGATGTTGCAAGCTACTTGCAAGGCCACCTGTTTAACAATATCTTAAAACAg GATGACTTCTGGACTGAAACAGAGAATGCTTTGAGGAGAGCTTATCGTCTGACAGATGATGAGATATTGGAGAAAGCATTAGTATTGGGAAGGGGAGGTTCAACTGCCGTAACTGCAATACTGATCAATGGTGAAAAGCTGGTGGTAGCAAATGTAGGAGACTCTCGGGCCGTTATATGTAAGAATGGTGTAGCCAAACAACTCTCAGTTGATCATGAGCCAAGCAGGGAGAAAAGGTTGATTGAGAGCCGTGGTGGTTTTGTGTCAAACCTTCCCG GGGACGTCCCTCGTGTCGACGGGCAGCTTGCTGTAGCAAGGGCATTTGGTGATAAAAGCTTAAAGTTACACCTTAGTTCAGAACCTGATGTGACAATTGAGATGATAAGTCAGGATACAGAATCCATTATTTTAGCAAGTGATGGAATATGGAAG GTGTTGTCAAACGAAGAAGCGGTAAATTGTATTAAAAACATTAAGGATGCTCAGTCAGCAGCAAAGCACTTGATAGAGGAGGCTGTTTCTAGGAAAAGTAAGGATGACATATCCTGCATAGTTGTGAAGTTCCAATGA
- the LOC132182948 gene encoding probable protein phosphatase 2C 58 isoform X1: MNVLMCISSTIRHGSKLKAFGSSDTGKGKSKMSKHISHGFHMVKGKSNHDMEDYVVSEFRQLSDKELGLFAIFDGHLGHDVASYLQGHLFNNILKQDDFWTETENALRRAYRLTDDEILEKALVLGRGGSTAVTAILINGEKLVVANVGDSRAVICKNGVAKQLSVDHEPSREKRLIESRGGFVSNLPGDVPRVDGQLAVARAFGDKSLKLHLSSEPDVTIEMISQDTESIILASDGIWKVLSNEEAVNCIKNIKDAQSAAKHLIEEAVSRKSKDDISCIVVKFQ; this comes from the exons ATGAATGTTTTGATGTGCATCAGTAGTACAATAAGGCATGGATCTAAG TTGAAGGCTTTTGGTTCATCTGACACTGGAAAAGGCAAAAGCAAAATGTCAAAGCACATCTCACATGGCTTCCACATGGTAAAGGGAAAATCGAATCATGACATGGAAGATTATGTAGTTTCTGAATTCAGGCAACTTAGTGACAAGGAGTTGGGCTTATTTGCAATATTTGATGGCCATTTAGGTCACGATGTTGCAAGCTACTTGCAAGGCCACCTGTTTAACAATATCTTAAAACAg GATGACTTCTGGACTGAAACAGAGAATGCTTTGAGGAGAGCTTATCGTCTGACAGATGATGAGATATTGGAGAAAGCATTAGTATTGGGAAGGGGAGGTTCAACTGCCGTAACTGCAATACTGATCAATGGTGAAAAGCTGGTGGTAGCAAATGTAGGAGACTCTCGGGCCGTTATATGTAAGAATGGTGTAGCCAAACAACTCTCAGTTGATCATGAGCCAAGCAGGGAGAAAAGGTTGATTGAGAGCCGTGGTGGTTTTGTGTCAAACCTTCCCG GGGACGTCCCTCGTGTCGACGGGCAGCTTGCTGTAGCAAGGGCATTTGGTGATAAAAGCTTAAAGTTACACCTTAGTTCAGAACCTGATGTGACAATTGAGATGATAAGTCAGGATACAGAATCCATTATTTTAGCAAGTGATGGAATATGGAAG GTGTTGTCAAACGAAGAAGCGGTAAATTGTATTAAAAACATTAAGGATGCTCAGTCAGCAGCAAAGCACTTGATAGAGGAGGCTGTTTCTAGGAAAAGTAAGGATGACATATCCTGCATAGTTGTGAAGTTCCAATGA
- the LOC132182948 gene encoding probable protein phosphatase 2C 58 isoform X3, translating into MSKHISHGFHMVKGKSNHDMEDYVVSEFRQLSDKELGLFAIFDGHLGHDVASYLQGHLFNNILKQDDFWTETENALRRAYRLTDDEILEKALVLGRGGSTAVTAILINGEKLVVANVGDSRAVICKNGVAKQLSVDHEPSREKRLIESRGGFVSNLPGDVPRVDGQLAVARAFGDKSLKLHLSSEPDVTIEMISQDTESIILASDGIWKVLSNEEAVNCIKNIKDAQSAAKHLIEEAVSRKSKDDISCIVVKFQ; encoded by the exons ATGTCAAAGCACATCTCACATGGCTTCCACATGGTAAAGGGAAAATCGAATCATGACATGGAAGATTATGTAGTTTCTGAATTCAGGCAACTTAGTGACAAGGAGTTGGGCTTATTTGCAATATTTGATGGCCATTTAGGTCACGATGTTGCAAGCTACTTGCAAGGCCACCTGTTTAACAATATCTTAAAACAg GATGACTTCTGGACTGAAACAGAGAATGCTTTGAGGAGAGCTTATCGTCTGACAGATGATGAGATATTGGAGAAAGCATTAGTATTGGGAAGGGGAGGTTCAACTGCCGTAACTGCAATACTGATCAATGGTGAAAAGCTGGTGGTAGCAAATGTAGGAGACTCTCGGGCCGTTATATGTAAGAATGGTGTAGCCAAACAACTCTCAGTTGATCATGAGCCAAGCAGGGAGAAAAGGTTGATTGAGAGCCGTGGTGGTTTTGTGTCAAACCTTCCCG GGGACGTCCCTCGTGTCGACGGGCAGCTTGCTGTAGCAAGGGCATTTGGTGATAAAAGCTTAAAGTTACACCTTAGTTCAGAACCTGATGTGACAATTGAGATGATAAGTCAGGATACAGAATCCATTATTTTAGCAAGTGATGGAATATGGAAG GTGTTGTCAAACGAAGAAGCGGTAAATTGTATTAAAAACATTAAGGATGCTCAGTCAGCAGCAAAGCACTTGATAGAGGAGGCTGTTTCTAGGAAAAGTAAGGATGACATATCCTGCATAGTTGTGAAGTTCCAATGA
- the LOC132182432 gene encoding zinc finger CCCH domain-containing protein 2-like codes for MSSVCADQHKLHPSHQLHSSSKKPLMIKSIDIPPRKLLGRRLLPTQETDMYYSRAAAEETLLQKFLPYNTGADDDDDEEPSDVADPYSSDHFRMYEFKVRHCTRSRSHDWTDCPFAHPGEKARRRDPRTFHYSGQVCPEYRRGGCSRGNSCEFAHGVFECWLHPARYRTEACKDGKNCKRKVCFFAHTPRQLRVLPPKSLELASKKKFVNSSNHHCCMFCHCANTSSPTSTLLGISHFSPPLSPPLSPSQRSINAFSPMSVNHGVLSYKDVLTELMSSLEAMNFSEAASSPLSAKSPNLPWLDVSFNNEDQQQFILSPSTPNPSGSANFSSGDHRSSKSFTAESSDPDLGWVNELLM; via the coding sequence ATGAGCAGCGTTTGTGCTGACCAACACAAGCTCCACCCCTCCCACCAACTCCACTCGTCCTCCAAGAAACCGCTGATGATCAAGAGCATAGACATCCCACCAAGAAAGCTCCTCGGCCGCCGCCTTCTTCCCACCCAAGAAACCGACATGTATTACTCTCGCGCCGCTGCCGAAGAGACCCTCTTGCAGAAGTTCCTTCCGTACAACACCGGCGctgacgacgacgacgacgaagaACCCAGTGACGTCGCCGACCCTTATTCCTCCGACCATTTCCGCATGTACGAGTTCAAGGTCCGCCACTGCACCCGCAGCCGCAGCCACGACTGGACCGACTGCCCTTTCGCCCACCCGGGGGAGAAGGCCCGCCGGCGTGACCCCCGGACTTTCCACTACTCCGGCCAGGTTTGCCCGGAGTACCGCCGCGGCGGGTGTAGCCGTGGCAATAGCTGCGAGTTCGCCCACGGCGTGTTCGAGTGTTGGCTCCACCCAGCGAGGTATCGAACCGAGGCATGTAAAGACGGTAAGAACTGCAAGCGCAAGGTGTGTTTCTTCGCTCACACCCCTCGCCAGCTCCGCGTTCTTCCTCCGAAGTCGCTTGAGCTGGCAAGCAAGAAGAAATTTGTCAACTCCTCGAATCACCATTGCTGCATGTTTTGCCATTGCGCAAATACTTCTTCGCCGACTTCAACACTTCTGGGTATCTCCCATTTCTCTCCGCCGCTCTCGCCACCGCTCTCCCCTTCACAGCGTTCCATCAATGCGTTTTCGCCGATGTCGGTGAATCATGGGGTGCTGAGCTACAAAGATGTGCTGACGGAGCTGATGAGCTCCTTGGAAGCCATGAATTTCAGCGAAGCGGCCTCTTCGCCTTTGTCGGCTAAAAGCCCGAATTTGCCTTGGCTCGACGTTTCTTTCAACAACGAAGATCAGCAACAGTTTATTCTTTCACCTTCAACACCAAATCCTTCTGGGTCTGCAAATTTTTCCAGTGGGGATCATCGCTCGAGCAAAAGCTTCACCGCCGAAAGCTCTGATCCTGATCTTGGGTGGGTGAATGAGCTACTGATGTAG